From one Lycium ferocissimum isolate CSIRO_LF1 chromosome 5, AGI_CSIRO_Lferr_CH_V1, whole genome shotgun sequence genomic stretch:
- the LOC132057588 gene encoding uncharacterized protein LOC132057588 translates to MDRFPQCDQLHYGTGYNYGFPEVLFLVEPPLPHYHDLYEYDYETKRYKIPAALDKVSPINYPLYTFVPTLARVHKTLADKVHPKHVSSITATLVSKQLHKISINPPNPITHCEITLPVNVSILASCKGLLLIYFDKVGFCVFNPITGAYRLISDPESTNNSLMIGKAGVWREFQYRMNLSNNSTFRHFSVYNRAVYVNGSLHWLRIDGSVVAFDTKREHTKIINPPEFISRCVHGNINPVYYRVTQGLLTLICLFKNSIVVAAYDYESSSWRVSHASPPNFTKNPHWLNYNNYGFTIWIDSKRVLFQDDGRRFNLYEYDSEINGYKIAAVLDIDYKISLFLCSFEPTLASVHTTLSVPVDAKHLSAITATLDDIKRFMADNTSY, encoded by the exons ATGGACCGTTTCCCACAGTGTGACCAACTTCATTATGGGACTGGATATAATTATGGTTTTCCAGAGGTACTTTTCCTAGTAGAACCTCCCCTGCCACATTATCATGATTTATATGAGTATGATTATGAGACCAAGAGGTATAAAATACCTGCTGCTTTGGACAAAGTCTCTCCTATTAATTATCCCTTGTATACCTTCGTACCAACATTAGCAAGGGTTCATAAGACGCTCGCAGACAAAGTCCACCCTAAACATGTATCATCTATTACTGCAACGTTAG TATCCAAACAGTTGCACAAAATCTCCATAAATCCTCCTAACCCAATCACTCACTGTGAGATTACTTTACCCGTTAATGTTTCAATTTTGGCTTCATGCAAGGGTCTGCTTCTCATTTACTTTGATAAAGTTGGGTTCTGTGTTTTTAATCCTATAACTGGTGCATATCGACTGATATCTGACCCAGAGAGCACAAATAACTCTCTGATGATTGGTAAAGCAG GCGTGTGGCGTGAGTTCCAATACAGAATGAATTTGAGCAATAATAGTACTTTCAGACATTTTTCTGTGTATAATAGAGCTGTTTATGTGAATGGTTCCTTGCATTGGCTCAGGATTGATGGCAGTGTTGTTGCTTTTGATACAAAGAGAGAACATACTAAAATTATTAACCCTCCTGAGTTCATCAGTCGATGTGTCCACGGTAACATAAACCCTGTTTATTACAGGGTGACACAAGGTTTACTTACCCTTATTTGCCTTTTCAAAAATTCCATAGTCGTTGCTGCTTATGATTATGAAAGCAGCAGTTGGAGAGTTTCCCACGCTTCACCACCCAACTTCACTAAGAATCCACACTGGCTGAATTATAATAACTATGGTTTCACAATCTGGATTGACAGCAAACGGGTGCTTTTCCAAGATGATGGTCGCCGATTTAATTTGTACGAGTATGATTCTGAGATCAATGGGTATAAAATAGCTGCAGTTTTGGACATAGACTATAAAATTAGTCTTTTCCTATGCTCCTTCGAACCAACTCTAGCTAGTGTCCATACGACACTCTCAGTGCCAGTTGACGCCAAACATCTGTCAGCTATTACCGCAACCTTAGATGACATCAAAAGATTTATGGCTGACAATACCAGTTACTAG